The sequence CCAGCAGGTTCGGGTAGATGTCGGCCTTGTCTTCCTCGGTCAGAAACTCGTCGATCGGCGCGACCAGGTCATCCTGCACCAGCAGCGGCAGAATGTCCGACGGCAGACGGAAGACATCGACCGCCTGGCCGCCCTGCACCGCCTGGGTCAGCTTGGTAAAGCCCGCCTGATCGCCGGTATAGCCCGTGACCTCGACCTTGATGTCGGGGTTGGCCTTGGTAAACGCGGCAATCGCGGCGTCGGTCAGCTTGCCGGTCTGGTTGCCGCCGTCGGGCTGGTAGTTGAGCGCCCAGTATTGCAGCGTGCCTTTGAAGCCGCTCTTGCTGACCGCCAGATTATCGCCGGTCGCGGCGGTGGTTTCTGTCGTGGCCGGTGTTTCGGCAGCCGGAGCCGTCGCGCCCGCTGCCGGGCTTCCGGCGGGCGATGCGCTGGCGGCAGGCGGCGCGCTGGTGCCCGGCGTGGTTGTCTCACCCGACGGCGAGCCGCACGCCACCAGGACCGGGACGAGCAGCGCAAGCAGCAGGAGCCAGGAGATCCATTTCTGTTTCATTTAATCCTCCACATTGAGCGACAAAACCGATGGCGAATAGTGATGGAGCAAAGCGCCATGACCTCCTTTCAACGATCGGCATACAATAGCACAGGTGCCGTTCGCGCGCGAAAGGCTTGCTCGTACGCGGGCCAGGACGCCGTGATCGTCGCGATCGGCGCTCCGGCGCTGATCGCCTGACGAATCCGGCCCGTCCCGGCCAGTCGATCGAAGTGGGCCGCATTCCAGTCGAGATCTGCGGGATACAGGCGGGCGATCGCCGCGATCAGCGCCAGGCCCAGCGCCACGGGCTTCAGCGCGGCGGCATCGATCACATGCGGCTGAACGCCCTGGCAGAAGCTCCCGTCATAGACCGAGGTCTGCGGCTGAAAGGCGACCGGACGCCAGCGCACGCCGGGCAGATCCAGCCCGTTCAGCGCCTCGGCCAGATCTACGCCATCGATCCAGGGAGCGCCCAGCCACTCGAAGGGCTTGGTGGTGCCGCGCCCGACTGAGACGTTGATCCCTTCCAGCAGACAGGTGCCGGGATAGACCAGCGCCGTCTCCGCTGCGGGAATATTGAGCGACGGCACCGCCCACGGCAGGCCCGTCTCCGCCCACAGCATCGAGCGCTGCCAGCCAGCGCACGGCACGACCGTCAGATCGCAGCCCAGATCGGCCTCGTGGTTGACCAGCCGCGCCAGCTCGCCCAGCGTCAGGCCGTGACGTACGGGCACATCGTGCAGGCCCACCAGCGTGCGCAGCTCCGGCTCCACGCCGGGACCCTCGATCGTGCCGCCGACCGGATTGGGCCGATCGGCGACGATCACCGCCACGCTCGCCTGAGCCGCCGCCTCGATCGTTTTGATGATCGTCCAGGCATAGGTGTAAAACCGGCAGCCGACATCTTGCAGATCGCAGACGATCGCATCCAGCTTTGCAAGCTGCTCCAGCGTCGGCGCGAGGCGCTCGCCGTACAGGCTGTACATCGGCACGCCCGTGCGATCGAAACCACTGGCGACATGCTCGCCGGGAGCGACCGTGCCGTACAATCCGTGCTCAGGCGTGAAGATCGCGCGCACATCGGCGTAGCGCATCAGCGCGCGGAAGCTGCTGGTCAGATCGGGCAGCACGCCGCTGGCATTGGTCAGCACGCCGATCCGCCGATTCGTCAGCAGATCGCGGCGAGCTTCGATCAGCACGCTGATACCTGGCCGCACCATTAGTTGACTACTCCTTGCAGCGCCGCCGGTAGCGTCACCGGCAGGCTGCCTGTGGGCCGCGACCGCCCGGCAAGCACATCGACCAGCGCGTGCAGCGAAACATCGGGATCGCCATAGGTCAGCAGCGTAGCCGCCGCGCCGGAAACGACCGCCGCGTCGTATGGGCTGCGCGCCGCGACATGGATCAGCAGGCGGCCAAGCGCCGCCAGCATACGCGCCAGGCGGGCCTGCTCCGCAATCAGCGCCGCGTTGCGCGTCACCAGCACCACCACATCGCTTTCCTCAGCCAGCGCGCGCGCCTGCGCCAGATCGTCGTCGGTCAGATTGGGACTGAGCGCCAGGCTGGTACTGTTGGGAAACGCCCCCGCCACCAGCGAGCGCAGCAGCGCCGCCCGCTCGAAAGCTTCTTCCACGAGCGAGAAGCGCGGCAGCACACAATCGATCAGCGCCAGCCGCGTCTCGCGGGCTAGCGGCAGCGCACCCTTGCCCCCGATCAGCGTCACGCTGCGGCGGGCAATCTCCAGCGCCGCGTCGTACAGCGCGGGGTCCGGCTCCTCGTACGGCGGTAGCTCGTGCGTGATCCGGTACGTCGCCCGCAGCGCATCCAGACGCCGCGCCGTCGCCTCGAAGGCCTCCCGCGACAGGTGGCCCGCTTCCACAGCAGCCGCCAGCGCCCGCGCCACGCCGATCTGCGATTCGAGCGAGCCCAGCGGCAGCAAGACATCCGCGCCCGCCGCTTTGGAGCGCAGCGCCGCCTCGGCGGGCGCGTACTGCGCCGCCACCGCCTGCATATCCAGCGCATCGGTAAAGACCAGGCCGTCGAAGCCCAGCCTGTGCCGCAGCAGATCAGTCAGAATCGGCGCGGAGAGCGTCGCCGGATGCTCATCCAGCGCCGCAAAGATGATATGCGCGCTCATCAGCGCTGGAATGCCTGCCCGCAGCGCCGCGACGAACGGCGCAAGCTCGATCTGATCCAGCCGCGCGCGCTCGTGGCGCACCGTCGGCAGCCCAAGATGCGAGTCGATGTCGGTATCGCCGTGCCCCGGAAAATGCTTGCCCGTGGCGATCACGCCGGCCTCGTGGTAGCCGCGCAGCGCCGCCAGCGCAAACTCGCCGACCGCTGCGGCATCCTGTCCGAATGAGCGCGTGCCGATCACCGGATTGGCCGGATTGCAGTTGACATCCAGCACGGGCGCGAAGTTGACGTTGATCCCGAACGCCCGCAGCTGCCGCCCGGTGATCCGCGCGCAATCGTAGGCGGCGGCTGCATCGCCGGTCGCCGCCTGCGCCATCTGGCTGGGTGGCGTCGTCAGCGGCGCGCGCAGCCGTGTGACCGTGCCGCCCTCTTGATCGATCGCGATCAGCAGCGGCGGCAGCCCGATCGCGGCGGCATAGGCTTGTAGCTGGCGATTCAGCGCGTGGAGCTCGGCGGGCGAGCCAATGTTGTGCGCGAAGAGAATCACGCCATTCGCGCGCGTCTCGGCCAGGGCCTTGAGCACGTCGGGCGTGGCCTGCCGCCCCTCGAAGCTGAGCATCAGGCTTTGCCCGACCAGATCGACCAGTGAGCGCTTCATGCTTCTCCCCCGCGCAGCAGCCGCGCCACGAAGCGATACCGATCGCCGCGATAGATCGACTGGACGAACTCGAACGGACGCTGCTCGGCGTCGAAGGTGGTGCGCTGAATCCGCAGCACGGGCGCGCCTTCGGTCAGATGCAGTAGCGCGCGCTCACGAGGCCGCGCCAGCATCGCCTCGAACTCTTGCACCGCCTCGCACGGAATAATCCCGAACGTGTCCTGGAGCACGGCGTACAGCGAGCCTTCAAGGTTCATCGCCAGCAGCCGCTCAGCGCCGACGAACGACAGGCAGGCGGTTTCAAGCGCCATCGGCTCATCGTCGGCCAGCCGCAGCCGCTCAACACAGACCACCGACGATCCCTCGGCGATGCGCAGCCGCGCCGCAAGCGTACCGCTTGCCGCCGTCATCTCCAGCCGCACCAGCCGCGTCGTCGGCGTAAAGCCGCGCGAGCGGATGTCTTCGGTAAAGCTCGTGAGCGCCTGCACGCTCTGGCGAATCTTGGGCTCCGCGACGAAGGTGCCCTTGCCGCGACTGGTGTAGAGCCGCCCTTCCTGAATCAGCTCGGTGAGCGCCTGCCGCGCCGTCATCCGGCTGATGTCGTACTGCTCGCTGAGCTCGCGCTCCGAGGGCACTCGACCATGCGGCGGCAGATCGCCGCTGGCAACCTGCGCTTCGAGCAGCTTTTTAAGCTGGAGATAAAGTGGAACGGGACTGTGCTTGTTGAGCATGAACATTTGTGTTAAAATAGTTTTAAAGAACCATCCAGGTGGTCTATACCACTATAGTCCACAGGCCCGACGCTTGTCAAGCGTCGTTTCGCACCCGTCCAGACATCTACAGTTTCGGATCACATCCACCAGTTTCACTCCCCAGCAGTTGTTGCATAAGGAGATCCAGCTATGGCCGATCGTTCGCATTCGCACCCCAACCGTCGGACGTTCTTGAAAGGCGCGCTTGCCACAGGCGCACTGATTGGAGCGCCCGACATTGTCCGTATGCGTACCAGCGCCGCTCACGCAGCCCACCCGTCATCGCTCCAGGCAAACGGAACGCTGGCCGCTACCGCCGATGTTCGCGCGCGCGACTGGCACACGCTGCCGCGCAACGACGGCAGCACGATTGAAGCAGCTGCCTCGGACGCCGACGGCGATCTTCAATTGCTGCGCAACGCCGACGGCTCGTTTCAGAGCAGCCGTACGTTCGTCTCCGAGGTACAGCGCGTACCCGGTCGCTTCAACATGGTCGCGATGCACTGGGTCGCCGATCTTCCGTCCGGCACGACGATCGCCGTCGAGGTGCGCAGCAGCCAGGATGGACAGCAGTGGAGCGGCTGGTCGCAGGTCGGCCACGAGATCGAAGCCCGCGAACAGCGCGCCACGCCGTCGAGCTACGAAACCTACACCGATCCCGTTGAGCTGGGCCGCGCCAGCATGATGCAGTATCGCATCATCCTGGGAACGGGCGATCCCAGCGTCTCACCGACGGTGCATCGCGTCACTGCCACGCAGATCGATGCCCTGGACGCGCCGACGCTCGCCGATCTGGACGCGCGCGGCCAGGCGATCCCGTTCCGCGTGGGCAACGGCGGCGCGCCAACCGCCCGGCTGATCCTGCGCGACGGGCCGAACGGCTGGGGACCGGGCTATATCGCGCCAGATGACCCGCGCTACTGGCCGCCCTACACGGGCCAGTATCTCTTCCAGTTCGTGACGATCCACCACACGGCAGGCGCGAACAATCCCGAAAATCCGGTGGCAACCCTGCGCGCGATCTGGTACTACCACGCGATCTATCTCGGCTGGGGCGACATCGGCTATCACTTCCTGGTCGATCAGTACGGCAACGTCTATCAGGGACGCGACGGCGGCGATGGCACCGAGGCCGGACATGTCTATCGCTACAACCACTACAACTGCGGCGTCTGCCTGCTTGGTCAGTTCCAGCCGGGCGCGCGCGACGTGCCCTATCCCGGCGGCGAGCCAACCCGCGAGGCGCTCGATAGCGCGATGCGCATGGCGGCGCTGGAGTCGGCCTACCACGGCTTCAATCCGCTTGAGCAGCATGCCTATCCCAAGCCGAGCGACTGGTGCCGTCCGAAGCTCACCAACTACCGCGTCTGCGGCCACCGCGACTGGGGCCGCGCCGGTAGCTGCGTCGCCACCGCATGCCCCGGCGATAACGTGTACAAGCACCTGCCGTCGATCCGTCAGCAGGCCGCCGCGCTGATCCCGCAGATC comes from Herpetosiphonaceae bacterium and encodes:
- a CDS encoding DUF1343 domain-containing protein — its product is MVRPGISVLIEARRDLLTNRRIGVLTNASGVLPDLTSSFRALMRYADVRAIFTPEHGLYGTVAPGEHVASGFDRTGVPMYSLYGERLAPTLEQLAKLDAIVCDLQDVGCRFYTYAWTIIKTIEAAAQASVAVIVADRPNPVGGTIEGPGVEPELRTLVGLHDVPVRHGLTLGELARLVNHEADLGCDLTVVPCAGWQRSMLWAETGLPWAVPSLNIPAAETALVYPGTCLLEGINVSVGRGTTKPFEWLGAPWIDGVDLAEALNGLDLPGVRWRPVAFQPQTSVYDGSFCQGVQPHVIDAAALKPVALGLALIAAIARLYPADLDWNAAHFDRLAGTGRIRQAISAGAPIATITASWPAYEQAFRARTAPVLLYADR
- the nagZ gene encoding beta-N-acetylhexosaminidase, which produces MKRSLVDLVGQSLMLSFEGRQATPDVLKALAETRANGVILFAHNIGSPAELHALNRQLQAYAAAIGLPPLLIAIDQEGGTVTRLRAPLTTPPSQMAQAATGDAAAAYDCARITGRQLRAFGINVNFAPVLDVNCNPANPVIGTRSFGQDAAAVGEFALAALRGYHEAGVIATGKHFPGHGDTDIDSHLGLPTVRHERARLDQIELAPFVAALRAGIPALMSAHIIFAALDEHPATLSAPILTDLLRHRLGFDGLVFTDALDMQAVAAQYAPAEAALRSKAAGADVLLPLGSLESQIGVARALAAAVEAGHLSREAFEATARRLDALRATYRITHELPPYEEPDPALYDAALEIARRSVTLIGGKGALPLARETRLALIDCVLPRFSLVEEAFERAALLRSLVAGAFPNSTSLALSPNLTDDDLAQARALAEESDVVVLVTRNAALIAEQARLARMLAALGRLLIHVAARSPYDAAVVSGAAATLLTYGDPDVSLHALVDVLAGRSRPTGSLPVTLPAALQGVVN
- a CDS encoding GntR family transcriptional regulator, giving the protein MLNKHSPVPLYLQLKKLLEAQVASGDLPPHGRVPSERELSEQYDISRMTARQALTELIQEGRLYTSRGKGTFVAEPKIRQSVQALTSFTEDIRSRGFTPTTRLVRLEMTAASGTLAARLRIAEGSSVVCVERLRLADDEPMALETACLSFVGAERLLAMNLEGSLYAVLQDTFGIIPCEAVQEFEAMLARPRERALLHLTEGAPVLRIQRTTFDAEQRPFEFVQSIYRGDRYRFVARLLRGGEA
- a CDS encoding peptidoglycan recognition family protein — its product is MADRSHSHPNRRTFLKGALATGALIGAPDIVRMRTSAAHAAHPSSLQANGTLAATADVRARDWHTLPRNDGSTIEAAASDADGDLQLLRNADGSFQSSRTFVSEVQRVPGRFNMVAMHWVADLPSGTTIAVEVRSSQDGQQWSGWSQVGHEIEAREQRATPSSYETYTDPVELGRASMMQYRIILGTGDPSVSPTVHRVTATQIDALDAPTLADLDARGQAIPFRVGNGGAPTARLILRDGPNGWGPGYIAPDDPRYWPPYTGQYLFQFVTIHHTAGANNPENPVATLRAIWYYHAIYLGWGDIGYHFLVDQYGNVYQGRDGGDGTEAGHVYRYNHYNCGVCLLGQFQPGARDVPYPGGEPTREALDSAMRMAALESAYHGFNPLEQHAYPKPSDWCRPKLTNYRVCGHRDWGRAGSCVATACPGDNVYKHLPSIRQQAAALIPQIKDFHLMEILNRK